The following are from one region of the Kineosporia corallincola genome:
- a CDS encoding ribonuclease E/G, with protein sequence MASNDETPEAADREERGGEATTSPVAVPDSAARPGGDTPSSDPVPDSGARTAPLGNPEAAGRPQDRPEPAAPESPAPSRSETGSVSLASDEPIAVPDGAAGGDENTAVVPDPEAPATTTRRRSTRARTAKKAAAAEQAPTADAGEPAGDEEAPAPVKRARATRKRTTAKRAAATVEVDAVEGEASENGAARAETAAVIESIAGTESAPAAPDALFEEPAAPAKKTTRRRSTRKASAPVTRPAADTLAVPGDAPAGEPVAEPVPESVPETTPVAAVAGTPAQDALADQAPVTQTSAAQAPDVQVGQALDAGSRNTDGRAARTQAAEAPVTDADSTQPQAQTQAPAETRPSQGSRTAAVQSPVAEPFAPRTRPRTRARSAAERAAEAAAEEAARAAAQNAPGAESADTPADEAPAQASPTRPGIMPIFQAPEPVAQRPRRAASRPAGPPKHVDLAEQAEPDQTAAAPATGPAAGESEVEGVDAGQADTPDETTDLLDDETDETTDVLEETDVEDAEDAEADEDTEDADENEDGDDQEESSAPRRRRRRGGRGRRGRSRGDASDQAEPAAAAGPDGADEPEAAAEEPAADDAGDEDEGEEAAESTGSRRRRRRRRRGSGGTDGEVTVDEGTTVTTKVRESRRGSSSDDVTSVRGSTRLEAKKQRRREGREAGRRRTILTEAEFLARRESVERTMVVRERDGRTQIGVLEDGVLVEHYVARKTQTSTVGNVYLGRVQNVLPSMEAAFVDIGKGRNAVLYAGEVNWDAAGLEGQPRRIEHALKAGDAVLVQVTKDPIGHKGARLTSQISMPGRYLVYVPDGSMTGISRKLPDTERTRLKKILREVVPDNAGVIVRTAAEGASDDELERDVQRLQAQWEDISAKVSGANAPAMLYGEPDLAIKVVRDVFNEDFNKLIISGDEAWDTLRGYISHVAPDLEQRLQHWDGDGDVFAKYRIDEQIAKGLDRKVWLPSGGSLVIDRTEAMTVIDVNTGKFTGAGGNLEETVTKNNLEAAEEVVHQLRLRDIGGIIVVDFIDMVLESNRDLVLRRLLECLGRDRTRHQVAEVTSLGLVQMTRKRVGQGLLEVFSETCEHCGGRGLIMHDEPVEKKQQENNNGGGGGGRKGRNNNHH encoded by the coding sequence GTGGCGAGCAACGACGAGACACCCGAGGCGGCAGACAGAGAGGAACGCGGCGGCGAGGCAACCACCTCGCCGGTCGCAGTTCCCGACAGCGCCGCCCGGCCGGGCGGCGACACGCCGTCCAGCGATCCGGTTCCGGACTCGGGGGCGCGCACCGCGCCGCTCGGCAACCCCGAGGCCGCCGGTCGTCCGCAGGACCGGCCCGAGCCGGCCGCCCCCGAGAGCCCTGCCCCCTCACGTAGCGAGACCGGTTCGGTGTCTCTGGCGTCCGACGAGCCGATCGCGGTGCCCGACGGCGCTGCCGGTGGCGACGAGAACACCGCCGTCGTGCCCGACCCGGAGGCGCCGGCCACCACCACGCGCCGCCGCAGCACCCGGGCGCGCACCGCCAAGAAGGCCGCTGCCGCCGAGCAGGCTCCCACCGCCGACGCCGGTGAGCCGGCCGGCGACGAGGAGGCCCCGGCACCGGTCAAGCGGGCCCGCGCCACCCGCAAGCGCACGACCGCCAAGCGTGCGGCCGCCACGGTCGAGGTGGACGCGGTCGAGGGCGAGGCGAGCGAGAACGGCGCCGCCCGGGCCGAGACGGCCGCGGTGATCGAGAGCATCGCCGGCACCGAGAGTGCGCCCGCCGCGCCGGACGCCCTGTTCGAGGAGCCGGCCGCCCCGGCCAAGAAGACCACCCGCCGGCGCAGCACCCGCAAGGCCTCGGCCCCGGTGACCCGCCCGGCCGCGGACACCCTCGCGGTGCCCGGTGACGCCCCGGCCGGGGAGCCGGTCGCGGAGCCGGTCCCCGAGTCGGTTCCGGAGACGACGCCGGTCGCGGCAGTGGCAGGTACCCCGGCGCAGGATGCCCTGGCCGACCAGGCCCCGGTCACGCAGACATCGGCCGCTCAGGCCCCGGACGTCCAGGTCGGTCAGGCCCTGGACGCCGGAAGCCGGAACACCGACGGCCGGGCCGCCCGGACCCAGGCCGCCGAGGCCCCGGTCACCGACGCCGACTCCACCCAGCCGCAGGCCCAGACCCAGGCCCCGGCCGAGACCCGGCCGTCGCAGGGATCCCGGACCGCCGCGGTCCAGTCCCCGGTGGCCGAGCCGTTCGCCCCCCGCACGCGTCCCCGCACCCGGGCCCGCAGCGCCGCCGAGCGGGCCGCCGAGGCCGCGGCCGAGGAAGCCGCCCGCGCCGCCGCGCAGAACGCGCCGGGCGCCGAGTCCGCCGACACGCCGGCCGACGAGGCTCCGGCCCAGGCCTCGCCGACACGCCCGGGCATCATGCCGATCTTCCAGGCGCCGGAACCGGTCGCGCAGCGCCCGCGCCGCGCCGCCTCGCGCCCGGCCGGTCCGCCCAAGCACGTCGATCTCGCCGAGCAGGCGGAGCCGGACCAGACCGCAGCCGCACCCGCGACCGGCCCGGCCGCCGGCGAGAGCGAGGTCGAGGGCGTCGACGCCGGGCAGGCCGACACCCCCGACGAGACCACCGACCTGCTCGACGATGAGACCGACGAGACCACCGACGTCCTCGAAGAGACCGACGTCGAGGACGCCGAGGACGCCGAGGCGGACGAAGACACCGAGGACGCCGACGAGAACGAGGACGGTGACGACCAGGAGGAGTCCTCCGCGCCGCGCCGTCGTCGCCGCCGGGGTGGCCGGGGCCGTCGTGGCCGCAGCCGGGGCGACGCGTCCGACCAGGCCGAACCCGCCGCCGCGGCCGGCCCGGACGGCGCCGACGAGCCCGAGGCGGCCGCCGAGGAACCCGCCGCCGACGACGCGGGTGACGAGGACGAGGGGGAGGAGGCCGCCGAGTCCACCGGCAGCCGTCGCCGTCGTCGCCGTCGCCGCCGTGGTTCGGGCGGCACCGACGGTGAGGTCACCGTCGACGAGGGCACGACCGTCACCACCAAGGTGCGCGAGAGCCGTCGCGGCAGCAGCAGCGACGACGTCACCTCGGTGCGTGGGTCGACCCGTCTGGAGGCCAAGAAGCAGCGCCGCCGCGAGGGCCGGGAGGCCGGTCGCCGTCGCACGATCCTGACCGAGGCCGAGTTCCTGGCCCGGCGCGAGAGCGTCGAGCGCACGATGGTGGTGCGCGAGCGCGACGGCCGCACCCAGATCGGTGTGCTCGAAGACGGCGTGCTGGTCGAGCACTACGTGGCCCGCAAGACCCAGACGTCCACCGTCGGCAACGTCTACCTCGGCCGGGTGCAGAACGTGCTCCCGAGCATGGAGGCCGCGTTCGTCGACATCGGCAAGGGCCGCAACGCCGTGCTCTACGCCGGTGAGGTGAACTGGGACGCCGCCGGGCTGGAGGGCCAGCCGCGCCGGATCGAGCACGCCCTGAAGGCCGGCGACGCGGTGCTGGTGCAGGTCACCAAGGACCCGATCGGCCACAAGGGCGCCCGCCTGACCAGCCAGATCTCGATGCCCGGCCGCTATCTGGTGTACGTGCCGGACGGCTCGATGACCGGTATCAGCCGCAAGCTGCCCGACACCGAGCGCACCCGCCTGAAGAAGATCCTGCGCGAGGTCGTGCCGGACAACGCGGGCGTCATCGTGCGCACCGCGGCCGAGGGCGCGAGCGACGACGAGCTCGAGCGCGACGTGCAGCGGCTCCAGGCGCAGTGGGAGGACATCTCCGCGAAGGTGTCCGGCGCGAACGCCCCGGCCATGCTGTACGGCGAGCCGGACCTGGCGATCAAGGTCGTGCGTGACGTCTTCAACGAGGACTTCAACAAGCTGATCATCTCCGGCGACGAGGCCTGGGACACGCTGCGCGGGTACATCTCCCACGTCGCGCCCGACCTGGAGCAGCGGCTCCAGCACTGGGACGGCGACGGCGACGTGTTCGCCAAGTACCGCATCGACGAGCAGATCGCCAAGGGCCTCGACCGCAAGGTCTGGCTGCCCTCCGGCGGTTCGCTGGTCATCGACCGCACCGAGGCGATGACCGTCATCGACGTCAACACCGGCAAGTTCACCGGTGCCGGCGGCAACCTCGAAGAGACGGTCACGAAGAACAACCTCGAGGCGGCCGAGGAGGTCGTGCACCAGCTCCGGCTGCGCGACATCGGCGGCATCATCGTGGTCGACTTCATCGACATGGTGCTCGAGAGCAACCGTGACCTGGTGCTGCGCCGGCTGCTGGAGTGCCTGGGCCGCGACCGCACCCGGCACCAGGTGGCCGAGGTCACCTCGCTCGGCCTGGTGCAGATGACCCGCAAGCGGGTCGGGCAGGGGCTGCTCGAGGTGTTCAGCGAGACCTGCGAGCACTGCGGCGGCCGTGGGCTGATCATGCACGACGAGCCGGTCGAGAAGAAGCAGCAGGAGAACAACAACGGTGGCGGCGGTGGCGGCCGTAAGGGCCGCAACAACAACCATCACTAG
- a CDS encoding TIGR03936 family radical SAM-associated protein, which yields MAARQPEGPPPPPVVQKLRIQYAKRGRLRFSSHRDFQRALERALRRAAIPMAYSAGFNPHPRISYANAAPTGTASEAEYIEIALAERREPEAVRAALDEALPQGLDIVDVVEVTAPGQLADRLQASVWQIEMFAGTPGEEAAEANDTAVRDVVERFLAAERVEVQRMTKNGLRTFDAREAVLRIEVEPSVTSRPGNGCAILSLVVRHNTPAVRPDDVLSAFRAVADFAPPSPPRVTRLAQGLLDEADGSVTDPLVPDRDGGGA from the coding sequence ATGGCCGCCCGGCAGCCCGAGGGCCCGCCGCCGCCCCCGGTGGTGCAGAAGCTCCGTATTCAGTACGCCAAGCGCGGTCGGCTGCGCTTCTCCAGCCACCGCGACTTCCAGCGCGCGCTGGAGCGGGCGCTGCGCCGGGCCGCGATCCCGATGGCCTACTCGGCCGGGTTCAACCCGCACCCGAGGATCAGCTACGCCAACGCCGCGCCCACCGGCACGGCCAGCGAGGCCGAGTACATCGAGATCGCGCTCGCCGAACGCCGTGAGCCGGAGGCGGTGCGGGCCGCGCTGGACGAGGCGCTGCCGCAGGGCCTCGACATCGTCGACGTGGTCGAGGTGACGGCGCCGGGTCAGCTCGCCGACCGGTTGCAGGCGTCGGTGTGGCAGATCGAGATGTTCGCCGGCACCCCGGGCGAGGAGGCGGCGGAGGCCAACGACACGGCGGTCCGCGACGTGGTCGAGCGCTTCCTGGCCGCTGAACGGGTCGAGGTGCAGCGCATGACGAAGAACGGTCTGCGTACTTTCGACGCCCGTGAGGCCGTGCTCCGGATCGAAGTGGAGCCTAGTGTCACATCAAGACCCGGTAACGGTTGTGCGATACTGAGCTTGGTCGTGCGGCACAACACACCGGCTGTGCGACCCGACGACGTCCTTTCCGCTTTCCGCGCGGTAGCCGACTTCGCGCCTCCGTCACCACCCCGAGTGACGCGCCTGGCGCAGGGGCTGCTCGACGAGGCAGACGGATCGGTGACCGACCCACTGGTCCCCGATCGGGACGGCGGCGGCGCCTGA
- a CDS encoding TIGR03960 family B12-binding radical SAM protein, translating into MRTDTRPEEAVESVFDRLETLLPFVSKPIQYVGGELNSTIKEWDFAGPETVRWALMYPDAYEVGLPNQGTMILYEVLNERPDALAERTYAVWPDLEKLMREHGVPQFTVDSHRPVGAFDVLGLSFSTELGYTNMLTALDLAGIPLDASERTVDHPIVLAGGHAAFNPEPIADFIDAAVLGDGEQAVGIITDVIREWKQEGCPGGRAELLFRLSGTGGVYVPSLYDVVYAPDGRIQSVRPNRKGVPFRVSKHTVMDLDEWPYPKKPLVPVAESVHERMSVEIFRGCTRGCRFCQAGMITRPVRERTIQGIGSMVDAGLRATGFEEVGLLSLSSADHSEIADVTKQLADRYEGTNTGLSLPSTRVDAFNIDLAQELSRNGRRSGLTFAPEGGSERIRKVINKMVTEDDLVRTVAAAYGAGWRQVKLYFMCGLPTETDEDVMQIAELAKRVIQTGREVSGTKDIRCTVSIGGFVPKPHTPFQWAGQTSPEVVDARLAKLRDAIRSDKRYGRAIGFRYHDGKPGQVEGLLSRGDRRVGRVIRAVWEDGGRFDGWSEHFSYDRWMACADKALSGTGVDVDWYTTREREYGEALPWDHLDSGLDKDWLWDDWQDALSEDEVEDCRWTPCFDCGVCPQMNTEIQVGPTGRSLLPLTVTGSPLAAQSSGRPSAGLTTSPAEAPADLPASASGPVL; encoded by the coding sequence ATGCGTACGGACACCCGCCCGGAGGAAGCAGTGGAATCGGTCTTCGACCGGCTCGAGACCCTGCTGCCCTTCGTCTCCAAGCCGATTCAGTACGTCGGCGGCGAGCTGAACTCCACCATCAAGGAGTGGGACTTCGCCGGCCCGGAGACGGTCCGCTGGGCCCTCATGTACCCCGACGCCTACGAGGTCGGTCTGCCCAACCAGGGCACCATGATCCTCTACGAAGTGCTGAACGAGCGCCCCGACGCCCTGGCCGAGCGCACCTACGCGGTGTGGCCCGACCTGGAGAAGCTGATGCGCGAGCACGGCGTCCCCCAGTTCACCGTCGACTCCCACCGCCCGGTCGGCGCGTTCGACGTGCTCGGCCTGTCGTTCTCCACCGAGCTCGGCTACACCAACATGCTCACCGCGCTCGACCTGGCCGGCATCCCGCTGGACGCCTCCGAGCGCACCGTCGACCACCCGATCGTGCTGGCCGGCGGCCACGCCGCGTTCAACCCCGAGCCGATCGCCGACTTCATCGACGCCGCCGTGCTCGGTGACGGCGAGCAGGCCGTCGGCATCATCACCGACGTGATCCGGGAGTGGAAGCAGGAGGGCTGCCCGGGCGGTCGCGCCGAGCTGCTGTTCCGCCTGTCCGGCACCGGTGGCGTCTACGTGCCGTCGCTCTACGACGTGGTCTACGCGCCCGACGGCCGCATCCAGAGCGTGCGCCCCAACCGCAAGGGCGTGCCCTTCCGGGTCAGCAAGCACACCGTCATGGACCTCGACGAGTGGCCCTACCCGAAGAAGCCGCTGGTCCCGGTGGCCGAGAGCGTGCACGAGCGGATGAGCGTCGAGATCTTCCGCGGCTGCACCCGCGGCTGCCGGTTCTGCCAGGCGGGCATGATCACCCGCCCGGTGCGCGAGCGCACCATCCAGGGCATCGGGTCGATGGTGGACGCCGGTCTGCGCGCCACCGGTTTCGAGGAGGTGGGCCTGCTCAGCCTGAGCTCCGCCGACCACTCCGAGATCGCCGATGTCACCAAGCAGCTCGCCGACCGCTACGAGGGCACCAACACCGGCCTGTCGCTGCCCAGCACCCGGGTCGACGCGTTCAACATCGACCTGGCCCAGGAGCTCTCCCGCAACGGGCGGCGCTCCGGCCTGACCTTCGCCCCCGAGGGCGGCAGCGAGCGTATCCGCAAGGTGATCAACAAGATGGTCACCGAGGACGACCTGGTGCGCACCGTCGCGGCCGCCTACGGCGCGGGCTGGCGGCAGGTGAAGCTCTATTTCATGTGCGGCCTGCCGACCGAGACCGACGAAGACGTGATGCAGATCGCCGAGCTGGCCAAGCGGGTGATCCAGACCGGTCGTGAGGTGTCCGGCACCAAGGACATCCGCTGCACCGTGTCGATCGGTGGCTTCGTGCCCAAGCCGCACACCCCGTTCCAGTGGGCCGGCCAGACCTCGCCCGAGGTGGTCGACGCCCGGCTGGCCAAGCTGCGCGACGCGATCCGCTCCGACAAGCGCTACGGCCGCGCCATCGGCTTCCGCTACCACGACGGCAAGCCCGGCCAGGTCGAGGGCCTGCTCTCGCGCGGCGACCGGCGCGTGGGCCGGGTGATCCGGGCGGTCTGGGAAGACGGCGGCCGGTTCGACGGCTGGAGCGAGCACTTCTCCTACGACCGCTGGATGGCCTGCGCCGACAAGGCGCTGTCCGGCACCGGCGTCGACGTGGACTGGTACACCACCCGCGAGCGCGAGTACGGCGAGGCGCTGCCCTGGGACCACCTCGACTCCGGCCTGGACAAGGACTGGCTGTGGGACGACTGGCAGGACGCCCTGTCCGAGGACGAGGTCGAGGACTGCCGCTGGACGCCGTGTTTCGACTGCGGTGTGTGCCCGCAGATGAACACCGAGATCCAGGTCGGCCCGACCGGCCGCTCGCTGCTGCCCCTGACCGTGACCGGCTCGCCGCTGGCCGCGCAGAGCTCCGGGCGCCCGTCCGCCGGGCTGACCACCTCGCCGGCCGAAGCCCCGGCTGATCTGCCGGCCTCCGCCTCCGGGCCGGTGCTCTGA
- the ndk gene encoding nucleoside-diphosphate kinase, whose translation MASERTLVLVKPDGVRHRQIGEVLRRIEAKGYDVAALQMQVPSAELLEKHYEEHVGKPFYNNLVEFMMSGAVVAAIVEGEQVIAAFRSLAGATDPIKAAPGSIRGDLARDWGTAVQQNVVHGSDSVESAEREIGLWFPGL comes from the coding sequence ATGGCCTCGGAGCGCACGCTCGTTCTTGTGAAGCCGGACGGCGTACGCCACCGCCAGATCGGCGAGGTGCTCCGCCGGATCGAGGCGAAGGGCTACGACGTCGCCGCGCTCCAGATGCAGGTTCCCAGCGCGGAGCTGCTGGAGAAGCACTACGAGGAGCACGTCGGAAAGCCGTTCTACAACAACCTGGTCGAGTTCATGATGTCCGGCGCCGTGGTCGCCGCGATCGTCGAGGGCGAGCAGGTCATCGCCGCCTTCCGCTCGCTGGCCGGCGCCACCGACCCGATCAAGGCCGCCCCCGGCTCGATCCGCGGCGACCTGGCCCGCGACTGGGGCACCGCCGTCCAGCAGAACGTGGTGCACGGCTCGGACTCGGTGGAGTCGGCCGAGCGGGAGATCGGCCTCTGGTTCCCGGGTCTCTGA
- a CDS encoding SDR family oxidoreductase, giving the protein MRIVIAGGHGKIALILGRMLHDRGDDVVGIIRNPAQADDLRAVGVTPAVLDLESADVDAVARVLAGADAVVFAAGAGPGSGASRKDTVDRAASVLLADAAEKSGVRRFVQVSSFGAELVRDGARPDGVDDVFHAYLVAKLAAEDDLRGRDLDWTVLRPGGLIDGPGTGQVRLAAGVNRGSVPRADVAAVVVELIDTPASAGKVLELVSGNTEIAAAVRKAVAQTAGSSPDRPVSP; this is encoded by the coding sequence ATGCGCATCGTGATCGCCGGTGGACACGGAAAAATCGCTCTCATCCTGGGGCGGATGCTCCACGACCGGGGTGACGACGTGGTCGGCATCATCCGGAACCCGGCCCAGGCCGACGATCTGCGGGCCGTGGGCGTCACCCCGGCCGTGCTCGACCTGGAGAGCGCCGACGTCGACGCGGTGGCCCGGGTGCTCGCCGGGGCCGACGCCGTGGTGTTCGCCGCCGGGGCCGGCCCGGGCAGTGGCGCCTCCCGCAAGGACACCGTGGACCGCGCGGCCTCCGTGCTGCTGGCCGACGCCGCCGAGAAGTCCGGCGTACGGCGCTTCGTGCAGGTCTCGTCGTTCGGTGCCGAGCTGGTGCGCGACGGCGCCCGGCCGGACGGCGTCGACGACGTGTTCCACGCCTACCTGGTGGCCAAGCTCGCCGCCGAGGATGACCTGCGCGGCCGTGACCTGGACTGGACCGTGCTGCGGCCGGGCGGGCTGATCGACGGGCCGGGCACCGGTCAGGTGCGCCTGGCCGCCGGCGTGAACCGGGGTTCGGTGCCGCGGGCCGACGTGGCCGCGGTCGTCGTGGAGCTGATCGACACCCCGGCCTCGGCCGGGAAGGTGCTGGAGCTGGTCTCCGGCAACACCGAGATCGCCGCCGCCGTGCGCAAGGCCGTGGCCCAGACCGCCGGTTCCAGCCCGGACCGGCCCGTTTCGCCCTAA
- a CDS encoding DUF4233 domain-containing protein gives MRNPTRMMAATTLVSEALVMFFAGLVAKELSSLSTGAALGITCALALACLLTAGMLRSRTGYLVGSVLQVLIFATGIWVHAMLFLGLLFGGLWVASLVIGQRLERESAERWALYEAEQAKQERDGEPSESA, from the coding sequence GTGCGTAACCCGACCCGGATGATGGCCGCGACCACCCTCGTCAGCGAGGCGCTGGTGATGTTCTTCGCCGGGCTGGTGGCCAAGGAGCTCTCCTCGCTGTCCACCGGCGCGGCGCTCGGCATCACCTGCGCGCTCGCCCTGGCCTGCCTGCTCACGGCCGGGATGCTGCGCAGCCGCACCGGCTACCTGGTGGGCTCGGTGCTCCAGGTGCTGATCTTCGCCACCGGCATCTGGGTGCACGCCATGCTGTTCCTCGGCCTGCTGTTCGGCGGGTTGTGGGTCGCGTCACTCGTCATCGGGCAGCGGCTGGAGCGCGAGAGTGCCGAGCGCTGGGCCCTGTACGAGGCCGAGCAGGCGAAACAGGAACGCGACGGGGAACCCAGCGAGTCCGCCTGA
- a CDS encoding sugar phosphate isomerase/epimerase family protein — protein sequence MARPITLFTGQWADLPFEEVCRLASGWGYDGLEIACWGDHLDVVRAAEDDAYLRGRQDLLEKYGLGVWAISNHLSGQAVCDDPIDSRHRDILTDRVWGDGSPEGVRQRAARELEYTARAAARLGVDTVVGFTGSAVWKYVAMFPPVTQQLVDDGYQDFADRWNPILDVFDAEGVRFAHEVHPSEIAYDYWTAQRALEAIGHRPAFGLNWDPSHFVWQDLDPVTFLWDFADRIYHVDCKDAKRQVGNGRNGRLGSHLAWADPRRGWDFVSTGHGDVPWEACFRMLNSIGYAGPVSIEWEDAGMDRLTGAPQALEFVRSQLFDPPSAAFDAAFSSR from the coding sequence ATGGCACGACCGATCACGCTTTTCACCGGGCAGTGGGCCGACCTGCCGTTCGAGGAGGTCTGCCGCCTGGCCTCCGGCTGGGGCTACGACGGCCTCGAGATCGCCTGCTGGGGCGACCATCTCGACGTGGTGCGGGCGGCCGAGGACGACGCCTACCTGCGCGGGCGGCAGGACCTGCTGGAGAAGTACGGCCTGGGGGTCTGGGCGATCTCCAACCACCTGAGCGGCCAGGCGGTGTGCGACGACCCGATCGACTCCCGGCACCGCGACATCCTCACCGACCGGGTCTGGGGTGACGGCTCACCCGAGGGGGTGCGGCAACGGGCCGCGCGGGAGCTGGAGTACACGGCTCGGGCGGCGGCGCGCCTGGGCGTGGACACCGTGGTGGGTTTCACCGGGTCGGCCGTCTGGAAGTACGTGGCGATGTTCCCGCCGGTCACGCAACAACTGGTGGACGACGGGTACCAGGACTTCGCCGACCGCTGGAACCCGATCCTCGACGTGTTCGACGCCGAGGGGGTGCGGTTCGCCCACGAGGTGCACCCCTCGGAGATCGCCTACGACTACTGGACGGCTCAGCGGGCCCTGGAGGCGATCGGTCACCGGCCCGCCTTCGGCCTGAACTGGGACCCCTCGCACTTCGTCTGGCAGGACCTCGACCCGGTCACCTTCCTCTGGGACTTCGCCGACCGGATCTACCACGTGGACTGCAAGGACGCGAAGCGTCAGGTGGGCAACGGCCGCAACGGCCGGCTCGGCTCGCACCTGGCCTGGGCCGACCCGCGCCGGGGCTGGGACTTCGTCTCCACCGGCCACGGCGACGTGCCCTGGGAGGCGTGCTTCCGCATGCTCAACTCGATCGGCTACGCCGGGCCGGTCTCGATCGAGTGGGAGGACGCCGGGATGGACCGGCTGACCGGTGCCCCGCAGGCCCTGGAGTTCGTCCGGTCGCAGCTGTTCGACCCGCCGTCCGCCGCGTTCGACGCGGCGTTCAGCAGCCGCTAG